In Aegilops tauschii subsp. strangulata cultivar AL8/78 chromosome 3, Aet v6.0, whole genome shotgun sequence, one genomic interval encodes:
- the LOC109770755 gene encoding uncharacterized protein has translation MAEPTTADLAKMIEALTATVASLQTSVAALQKEKSASSSGADGAHDGQHHNDRPPRFQKMDFPKFDGKSDPLAFINRCESFFHQQRIAEEEKVWMASYNLEGTAQLWYMQVQRDEGTPPWRRFTELLNLRFGPPLRANPLGELMACKRTTSVVDFQERFEALLPRAGFLSETQKVQIFTAGLQPPLSLDVEIHNPQSLAVAMSLARKLELRDQCALASAPPVRFQQKGILPAPVPRLAPPAPAPPAAPQPAPVLPEGRQIKRLSQAEMEERRRLGLCFNCNEKFGRGHNRMCQRIFLLDLAPDDDDDDAASATADASPADPRISLHAISGVRTSETMQMHITLGGVSLLALIDFGSTHNFIAEEAAARATLPSPTPEKMRVTVANGERVPCQGAYRAVSFHIDQEAFSEDFLALPLAGYDVVLGTQAIGCAGAALQDRLDQP, from the exons ATGGCAGAACCAACCACCGCTGATTTGGCCAAGATGATCGAGGCCTTGACTGCAACGGTGGCGTCCCTGCAGACGTCCGTCGCCGCACTGCAGAAGGAGAAGTCTGCCTCCTCGTCGGGCGCTGACGGGGCCCACGATGGGCAGCACCACAACGATCGACCACCCCGGTTTCAGAAGATGGACTTCCCCAAGTTCGACGGCAAGTCCGACCCTCTCGCATTCATCAACAGATGCGAGTCCTTCTTCCATCAACAACGGATCGCCGAGGAGGAGAAAGTGTGGATGGCGTCATACAATCTCGAGGGTACTGCCCAATTGTGGTATATGCAGGTCCAGCGCGACGAGGGCACACCTCCGTGGCGCCGCTTCACCGAGCTGCTCAATCTCCGCTTTGGGCCACCTCTGCGCGCTAACCCGCTGGGCGAACTGATGGCATGCAAGCGCACAACGTCCGTCGTCGACTTCCAGGAGCGGTTTGAGGCGCTCCTTCCCCGGGCAGGCTTCTTATCGGAGACACAGAAGGTTCAGATCTTCACCGCGGGACTCCAGCCACCCCTCAGCCTCGACGTGGAGATCCACAACCCGCAGTCCCTCGCCGTCGCCATGAGTCTCGCCCGCAAGTTGGAGCTGCGCGACCAGTGCGCGCTCGCCTCCGCGCCACCGGTTCGTTTTCAGCAGAAGGGCATCCTGCCGGCGCCCGTACCACGCCTCGCGCCCCCCGCACCGGCACCACCAGCCGCACCCCAGCCTGCCCCCGTTCTGCCGGAAGGGCGCCAAATCAAACGCCTGTCACAGGCGGAGATGGAGGAACGCCGTCGCCTGGGCCTCTGCTTCAATTGTAATGAGAAGTTTGGCAGGGGCCACAACCGCATGTGTCAGCGCATCTTTCTCCTCGACCTGGCGccagacgacgacgacgacgacgcggccTCCGCCACCGCTGATGCCTCGCCGGCCGACCCTCGGATCTCGCTCCACGCAATCTCCGGCGTGCGCACGAGCGAGACCATGCAGATGCATATCACACTCGGGGGTGTCTCCCTCCTCGCCCTGATCGACTTCGGCTCCACCCACAACTTCATCGCCGAGGAGGCGGCCGCCCGTGCTACACTGCCATCCCCCACCCCTGAGAAGATGCGCGTAACGGTGGCCAACGGCGAGCGCGTTCCGTGCCAGGGCGCATACCGCGCCGTGTCCTTCCACATCGACCAAGAGGCGTTCTCGGAGGATTTCCTCGCCTTGCCGCTCGCGGGCTACGACGTCGTCCTGGGCACGCA GGCCATCGGGTGTGCTGGCGCGGCATTGCAAGACCGGCTGGACCAGCCCTGA